In Alosa alosa isolate M-15738 ecotype Scorff River chromosome 19, AALO_Geno_1.1, whole genome shotgun sequence, a genomic segment contains:
- the zbtb24 gene encoding zinc finger and BTB domain-containing protein 24: MSEHQPSPKMAFHSKTHKDTILNKFDMLRKKDILCDITLIVEQVHFKAHKALLAASSEYFSSLLMAVDLPTTSQAVYQLEGIAAQAFGAVLEFIYSAGVCVEQTAAEQLLSTARFLGVTDLLCADRKNEGATVSSPECDSVELVPVGCHQDSNGAFRNKSDGAFKNGGESGCEAQAPPKRKRGRPRKNTQAVVTKVTDTVVDDDISAESNQMSVSEAKATDGQDGGNDPGNEGEVSERCLSESPRDDGKDPDDADYVPSTHGLRHSKRKIKRPVKLSGYRVGDQASEPGHPGKRGRKRKYPDTEARCEDCGKVFKNHVFLKVHQRIHTGERPYGCHICGKDFTQKHTLLIHQQMHTGEKPHVCTICKKALSTKHSLQEHMNLHTEQKLFSCDQCGRSFTQKRQLKSHYRIHTSQSLPECAHCQRRFLDAAQLKKHLRTHTGEKPFTCEICGKCFTAKSTLQTHIRIHRGEKPYVCSVCGKSFSDASAHRRHVSSHSGKKPFSCSVCSLSFARPDNLKVHAKTHSKEWPRDPSTALETHEAPGEGVVLSSGVSGSASDDVRGLIQLQPYQVPAGGDQQEIQLVVTGDVENINFVPGQESGISIITTTTTTSESNGAGGGSDPQAAQSLTLLTQPSGHHMLVTQDTGDPSAAHIQTISMLEGQVSTGAGGSVGHGEQMHVILTKEAMEQLHQHAQAQPQPGSQGALQLLQPRGGATQLLPQPHHHAGLPQLTVASDTTAPTQGERESQAIHISSQAGQPICISQTSQQIPSHHIQGQTFQIQAGNVSYLYTTSLAPNT; encoded by the exons ATGTCTGAACATCAACCTTCACCTAAGATGGCCTTTCATTCAAAGACACACAAGGACACCATCCTGAATAAATTTGATATGCtgagaaaaaaagatattcTTTGTGATATCACCCTCATTGTGGAACAAGTGCACTTCAAAGCGCACAAAGCACTTCTAGCAGCCAGTAGTGAATACTTCTCCTCCCtgctgatggctgttgacttgCCCACTACTTCCCAGGCTGTGTACCAGCTGGAAGGCATAGCCGCACAGGCCTTTGGGGCAGTACTGGAGTTCATTTAcagtgccggtgtgtgtgtggagcagacTGCCGCTGAGCAACTCCTGAGCACCGCCCGCTTCCTTGGGGTCACTGACCTGCTATGTGCAGACAGAAAAAATGAGGGGGCAACTGTATCCTCGCCAGAATGTGACAGTGTTGAACTGGTGCCTGTCGGCTGTCATCAAGACTCAAACGGGGCATTTAGGAATAAGTCAGATGGAGCATTCAAAAATGGAGGGGAGTCTGGCTGTGAGGCACAGGCCCCACCAAAGCGTAAGAGAGGGCGGCCTCGAAAGAACACACAGGCAGTTGTCACCAAAGTGACAGACACAGTTGTGGATGATGACATCTCAGCCGAATCCAATCAGATGTCTGTCAGTGAGGCCAAGGCAACAGACGGTCAGGATGGAGGAAACGACCCTGGGAATGAAGGTGAGGTCAGCGAGCGTTGTCTGTCTGAGTCACCCAGAGATGACGGCAAAGACCCAGACGATGCCGATTATGTCCCGTCCACTCATGGCTTGCGCCACAGCAAGCGTAAGATCAAGCGGCCGGTGAAGCTGAGCGGTTACCGGGTCGGGGACCAAGCGTCTGAACCAGGGCATCCTGGGAAGAGAGGCAGGAAGAGGAAGTATCCCGACACCGAGGCCCGCTGTGAAGACTGTGGAAAGGTCTTTAAGAACCATGTGTTCTTGAAGGTGCATCAACGGATCCACACTG GTGAGAGGCCCTATGGGTGCCATATATGTGGAAAGGACTTCACTCAGAAACACACCCTCCTGATCCACCAGCAGATGCACACCGGGGAGAAGCCTCATGTCTGCACCATCTGCAAAAAAGCCCTGTCAACCAAACACTCTCTACAGGAGCACATGAACTTGCACACCG AGCAGAAGTTGTTCAGCTGTGACCAGTGTGGACGAAGTTTCACCCAGAAGCGGCAGCTAAAGAGCCACTACAGGATTCACACAAGCCAGTCACTGCCTGAGTGTGCCCACTGCCAAAGACGCTTTCTGGACGCTGCCCAGCTCAAGAAGCACCTGAGAACTCACACGG GTGAGAAGCCCTTCACGTGTGAAATCTGTGGAAAGTGTTTTACAGCCAAGAGCACCCTTCAGACCCACATCAGAATCCACAG GGGGGAGAAGCCGTACGTGTGCAGCGTGTGCGGTAAGTCCTTCTCAGATGCGAGCGCGCACAGGCGTCACGTGTCCTCACACTCTGGTAAGAAGCCCTTCAGCTGCTCTGTCTGTAGCTTGTCCTTCGCTCGGCCCGACAACCTCAAGGTCCACGCCAAGACCCACAGCAAGGAGTGGCCCCGCGACCCTAGCACGGCCCTGGAGACCCACGAGGCCCCTGGGGAAGGGGTGGTGTTGAGTTCTGGGGTGTCGGGCTCGGCTTCGGACGACGTGCGGGGCCTCATCCAGCTGCAGCCCTATCAGGTGCCCGCTGGGGGTGACCAGCAGGAGATTCAGCTGGTGGTAACAGGCGACGTGGAGAACATCAACTTTGTTCCTGGCCAGGAGTCGGGGATCAGCATCATCAccacgacgacgacgacgagcGAGAGCAACGGAGCGGGGGGCGGGAGTGATCCCCAGGCCGCCCAAAGCCTCACTCTGCTCACCCAGCCGTCGGGGCACCACATGCTGGTGACGCAGGACACAGGTGACCCCTCCGCAGCACACATCCAGACCATCAGCATGCTGGAGGGCCAGGTGAGCACAGGGGCTGGCGGCAGCGTCGGGCACGGCGAGCAGATGCACGTCATCCTCACCAAGGAGGCCATGGAGCAGCTGCACCAGCACGCCCAGGCGCAGCCCCAGCCAGGCAGCCAGGGGGCGCTACAGCTCCTTCAACCACGCGGCGGCGCCACCCAGCTCCTGCCGCAGCCTCACCACCACGCCGGCCTGCCGCAGCTGACCGTGGCCTCAGACACCACGGCACCCAcccagggggagagggagagccagGCCATCCACATCAGCAGCCAGGCCGGACAGCCCATCTGCATCAGCCAGACCAGCCAGCAAATCCCTAGCCACCACATCCAGGGCCAGACCTTCCAGATCCAGGCAGGGAACGTCTCCTACCTGTACACCACCAGCCTCGCCCCCAACACCTGA
- the si:ch73-242m19.1 gene encoding uncharacterized protein si:ch73-242m19.1, translating into MSRCRTYKVSASVRVDQMESELAAQLDALRAENVFLQGTIGKSYCSVQIPKDISYFRVEREQCLKRLLQVPAARPHVSPAEVIQQELKSCINREYTPESLPLLLHQHYLDRSNQLTQCKHLLMLRWRRFCRHSTVLERLYPSYKGQMDLLVQEYEDAVQRARRLAVSRERLLTRRASPNIILSQEDVVIYLQWLVTHLHSLKSVHNFLQVLHYLPASERKDMVSGMTVIDVISSSTKQLAGVSLTTGVPVHMLRLDQCERQLQHLLSHFQLQCGTPDLRTPTDQMELFRVVSQEFRVIFQKQEEERALEQYGSSEALEGQLGRKGTGVALRKEANWVPFLQTKPKHDPWQQKFITKLKEQNSLDELLQNLCKCCQLSDADKAMEALRQHASTVVKPESVGPSTLDPKSRGGNSTSQIWSSLYNTVITSQDSMGKQSASSLQNDNEGLRKSRLGSSTELLGLEEYLGDGGVDSSESRGAYLSLVYLRYLRIRELQNACLNMLNYMRSVERTLTFDTAAVVMEGGELKNRREEWGWMSAVRRDVDSRGGIGSHHQIYSTPVDYQVHCSEFMEFREVENHHDYYSGEGRQVRTQDQMGLFVVYDAALRDLEELEHTLLLIASHYIQTRSRERCMTEASGQSKVDLNSWAGMDVDRQAVLLDLWMCETTFIEKKMQLLNCYFEAYQHVTDSEERVAMAQVITDIIHRRPQLDPAAQYCVQAYHEELVCMQMHQQLIKHILDQQIDEQRRYLLRVWRREDRRATLGFGLPPNYTPKQLVTLCGGSPALKSVFLLEVHPSLCLARQVYQALGKAHAELCQLHGANGVLERVALEQRVLKQALHYWHTQAPLGAFYSPQIQKDLFSEVFFEDPLLVRDVGLAVLRSAEEKEIRSERDRQLLGVETFSNLLELVTIRHRLLEAALESGHLAQLYKSLALELGFDDFHLYLRPVQFEFAVLKDVAEQRPMFITALLEDNTSVDRYVPSSLPLAIQELDVNHIGRFSFHTREAVMQLLYGSGIENLQVTLACQVTQKNTLISAIKQASLCYWAEVAAGSQQVQHESRHPEERSPSSKAPRRYASDSRHRLAESFVSIQLEKTRPRDEMLNAFIKRREATGTLLQNTDEAAKTKRKLILEFCSKLSVSMSQCCVRAQIVALYHSLTLLLQDFPTICQTHFMMGRSNEAKSNQDSEKALTTDPRTFQQRPRALLSADGTVLLNLWFLPHYTETLLMFRGLEEKTCQRALQHMLAITSALHDIVCYTISFARLGNAASLLSSASQSTLTADWGGTESISAELWDIQQHVDSLCDPRSPKAVGHLLQLRRQVLFLLFDAATRHIIRKTFLSTGNTAAYHSVNDNMGHALPLLSDSLRKSDQSYQLPLPQPLEPDCPQAQRLFPWRWFMLCHGLHPLDVWDVPPIEFCMQLCLSGLGERSRQVANGELLGVSLQLEEMLSSGQAVGTLQLDMTAQATDDVQRNKTQEPEECVVAEADGDCSVKRPRDPTFGLEQQRGFLLLWKQLETLKEIWGCHRLGVQHIHSPTHYQHFTTLYRQEIQYPSMKALAQHLGSEQEYEALLVDGQPLPPPAGASEVELRTWELLRLLESMECDMIKAVQLKMAKETTLLLSERTRQDTALPTDVWKRGPMKHCPTPERPLIVENFVHQLLSGVQNSEGQVSFSSAHLQQCLSALSRDVIGRERSNFLFYSQFYEHLLQQETQLLHQREQDVKNLEEYHIQSSDPLSKAAALCRGLMVEMTALRAQLAHVKEERNTLQQQLSAQHRLHYDTLVQRLFTTCLQLKSRLDGYHQKMEEDVLQMVGRARQEGVERISRLQKKYGSSREPEDLAEILVQKEAQQDLLIENSQQRALMRKLQALGQWRKVVAVGKLQRELLSTKQRELQRQLACVRVQLESEQQGALLQQELEALREVMQHSQKEVHLARKQLSQKSQRLQEVEQGGAQEERMRMQLHSSGALGLQRLQEEAEDRERVIKELTKQLHTGRRHSQLQLQHSSKELQQVRSKLQQERGLKQEAFQLVSQLQRQVSAGTALPSCTSTPGLVAGRSSRTSPILFLRNSRGSSSGTMARKLRRDDTEDSGVEALQSVNTDAKMVFSKSKQSLSQLRLHSSEALLPNLTDGRSSPLLLTLQRP; encoded by the exons ATGTCCAGATGCAGAACATACAAAGTATCTGCATCGGTGCGCGTGGATCAGATGGAGTCCGAGCTGGCCGCGCAGTTGGATGCACTTCGAGCAGAAAATGTATTTCTTCAAGGGACTATTGGGAAATCATACTG CTCGGTGCAAATTCCTAAGGACATTTCTTACTTTCGTGTGGAGAGAGAACAGTGTTTGAAAAGACTCTTGCAG GTCCCTGCTGCACGACCTCATGTGTCCCCGGCGGAGGTCATTCAGCAGGAGCTGAAGAGCTGTATCAATCGGGAATACACACCTGAAAGTCTTCCTCTTCTGCTGCACCAG CACTACTTGGACCGTTCCAATCAGTTGACACAATGCAAACACCTGCTCATGTTGAGGTGGAGGAGATTCTGTCGCCACTCCACAGTTTTAGAACGGTTGTATCCTTCCTACAAG GGACAGATGGACCTGCTGGTGCAGGAATATGAAGATGCAGTGCAGCGAGCGCGCAGGCTGGCCGTGTCCAGAGAGAGACTCCTGACCAGAAGGGCAAGCCCAAACATCATACTCTCCCAGGAAGATGTGGTCATCTACCTCCAGTGGCTGGTGACCCATCTGCACTCCCTGAAATCTGTCCACAATTTTCTGCAG GTTCTCCATTACCTACCTGCAAGTGAGAGGAAAGACATGGTGTCTGGAATGACTGTAATAGATGTTATTTCCTCCTCCACCAAACAGCTGGCag GAGTGTCTTTAACGACTGGGGTTCCTGTTCATATGCTGAGGCTTGACCAGtgtgagaggcagctgcagcacCTCCTGTCCCACTTCCAGCTGCAGTGTGGCACTCCAGACCTCAGGACCCCCACTGATCAGATGGAGCTCTTCAGAGTG GTATCACAGGAGTTCCGGGTGATCTTCCAGaagcaagaggaggagagggccctgGAGCAGTACGGCAGCTCGGAGGCCTTGGAGGGGCAGCTGGGGAGGAAGGGCACCGGGGTCGCCCTGAGGAAGGAGGCCAACTGGGTTCCCTTCCTCCAG ACTAAGCCCAAGCATGACCCCTGGCAGCAGAAGTTCATCACCAAACTGAAGGAGCAGAACTCATTGGATGAGCTACTACAGAATCTGTGCAAGTGTTGTCAG TTGTCAGATGCTGATAAAGCTATGGAGGCTTTGAGACAGCATGCTTCTACTGTGGTTAAGCCGGAAAGCGTGGGGCCTTCCACACTGGACCCAAAGTCCAGAGGAGGAAACAGTACCTCACAGATATGGAGCAGTCTATACAACACTGTCATTACTTCTCAG GATTCCATGGGTAAACAAAGTGCATCATCTCTGCAAAACGATAACGAAGGATTAAGGAAGTCAAG GCTTGGCAGCAGCACTGAGCTCTTGGGGCTTGAGGAGTACTTAGGGGATGGAGGTGTAGACTCATCAGAGTCCAGAGGCGCGTACCTTTCCCTGGTTTACCTGCGCTACCTCAGGATCCGGGAGCTACAG AATGCTTGTCTGAACATGCTGAACTACATGCGGTCTGTGGAGAGGACGCTGACCTTTGACACGGCGGCTGTGGTGATGGAGGGTGGAGAGCTGAAGAACAGGAGGGAGGAATGGGGCTGGATGAGTGCAGTCAGGAGAGACGTGGATTCCAGAGGCGGTATAGGGTCTCATCACCAGATCTACAGCACACCTGTGGACTACCAG gTCCACTGTTCTGAGTTTATGGAGTTCCGAGAGGTGGAGAACCACCACGACTACTACAGCGGAGAGGGTAGGCAGGTGCGCACCCAGGACCAGATGGGTCTGTTTGTGGTGTATGATGCAGCTCTCAGAGACCTGGAGGAGCTAGAGCACACCCTCCTCCTCATAGCCTCCCACTACATCCAGACCAGGAGCAGAG AGCGGTGTATGACGGAAGCCTCAGGTCAGTCTAAGGTGGACCTGAACTCTTGGGCTGGGATGGACGTGGATCGTCAGGCTGTTTTACTGGATCTGTGGATGTGCGAGACCACATTTatagagaaaaagatgcag CTGCTTAACTGCTACTTCGAGGCCTACCAACACGTAACAGACTCAGAGGAGAGGGTTGCCATGGCCCAGGTCATCACAGACATCATCCATCGCCGGCCTCAGCTGGACCCAGCAGCCCAGTACTGCGTACAGGCCTACCACGAGGAGCTTGTCTGTATGCAGATGCACCAGCAGCTCATCAAACATATCCTGGACCAGCAG ATTGATGAGCAGCGTCGATACCTCCTGCGGGTGTGGAGGAGGGAGGACAGGAGGGCCACTCTGGGGTTTGGCCTGCCCCCAAACTACACCCCCAAACAGCTGGTCACTCTTTGTGGAGGCAG TCCTGCCCTGAAGAGTGTTTTCCTGCTGGAGGTCCACCCCTCGCTGTGCCTGGCCCGGCAGGTGTACCAGGCTCTGGGGAAGGCCCATGCTGAGCTCTGCCAACTGCACGGAGCCAATGGAGTTCTGGAGCGTGTGGCCCTGGAACAGAGAGTCCTGAAGCAGGCCCTGCACTACTGGCACACCCAGGCTCCACTCGGGGCCTTCTACAGCCCCCAGATCCAGAAGGAT TTGTTTTCAGAGGTGTTTTTTGAGGACCCTCTGCTGGTGAGGGATGTGGGTCTGGCTGTTCTGAGGTCAGCAGAAGAGAAGGAAATTAGGTCTGAGAGGGACAGACAGCTCCTTGGTGTTGAGACGTTCTCAAACCTTCTGGAGCTGGTTACCATACGCCATCGTCTGCTGGAGGCTGCTTTAGAGAGTGGACACCTTGCACA GTTATACAAATCTTTAGCTCTGGAACTGGGCTTTGATGACTTCCATCTGTATTTGCGACCTGTTCAGTTTGAGTTTGCTGTGCTGAAGGATGTGGCTGAACAGCGGCCCATGTTCATCACAGCTTTACTGGAGGACAACACCAGTGTGGACAG ATATGTCCCCTCTAGTCTGCCTCTGGCTATTCAGGAGCTTGATGTCAACCATATCGGTAGATTCAGCTTTCACACTCGGGAGGCAGTCATGCAA CTCTTGTATGGATCAGGGATTGAAAACCTGCAGGTGACCCTGGCATGTCAGGTGACACAAAAGAATACATTGATCAGTGCTATCAAGCAAGCCTCACTTTGCTATTGGGCAGAAGTTGCAGCAGGGTCACAGCAG GTTCAGCATGAGAGCAGACacccagaggagaggagcccCTCCAGTAAAGCACCCAGACGATATGCATCAGACTCAAGGCACAG ACTTGCAGAGTCATTTGTGTCTATCCAGCTGGAGAAGACACGGCCAAGAGATGAAATGCTGAACGCCTTCATCAAGCGGAGGGAGGCAACAGGAACCCTCCTGCAGAACACG GATGAAGCAGCAAAGACCAAGAGGAAGCTGATCCTAGAGTTCTGCTCCAA GCTTAGTGTTAGCATGTCTCAGTGCTGTGTCAGAGCACAGATTGTTGCCCTGTACCACAGCCTCACATTACTTTTGCAAGACTTTCCTACCATCTGCCAAACCCACTTCATGATGGGTAGGTCTAATGAAGCCAAATCAAACCAGGACTCAGAGAAGGCACTCACAACAGATCCCAG AACGTTCCAGCAGCGCCCCAGAGCTCTGTTGTCAGCAGACGGAACTGTTCTCCTCAACCTGTGGTTCCTCCCACACTACACAGAGACTCTGCTCATGTTCCGAGGCTTGGAGGAGAAG ACATGtcaaagggcacttcagcacATGTTGGCCATCACCTCTGCCCTTCATGACATTGTGTGTTACACCATCAGCTTTGCTCGCTTGGGGAATGCAGCCTCTCTCCTCAGCTCTGCCAGCCAAAGCACTCTGACAGCTGACTGGGGTGGGACCGAGAGTATCA GTGCTGAGCTCTGGGACATTCAGCAGCATGTGGACTCTCTCTGTGACCCGCGCAGCCCGAAGGCCGTCGGACATCTGCTCCAGCTGCGCAGACAGGTGCTATTCCTGCTCTTTGATGCAGCCACACGTCACATAATCAG AAAAACATTCCTGTCCACTGGAAACACTGCAGCCTATCACAGTGTGAATGACAACATGGGACACGCCCTCCCCCTCTTGAGTGACAGCTTGAGAAAAAGTGACCAGAGCTACCAGCTGCCTCTGCCCCAGCCCCTGGAGCCAGACTGCCCTCAG gcgCAAAGACTGTTTCCATGGAGATGGTTTATGTTGTGCCACGGACTCCATCCTCTGGATGTTTGGGACGTTCCCCCCATAGAGTTCTGCATGCAG CTGTGTCTGAGTGGCCTAGGAGAGCGCAGCCGGCAGGTGGCCAATGGGGAGCTGCTGGGCGTGTCTCTGCAGCTGGAGGAGATGCTGAGCAGTGGGCAGGCAGTGGGTACTCTCCAGCTGGACATGACTGCACAGGCCACTGATGATGTGCAGAGAAATAAAACTCAG GAGCCGGAGGAATGTGTTGTTGCTGAGGCTGATGGAGACTGCTCTGTGAAGAGACCCAGAGACCCCACCTTTGGCCTGGAGCAGCAGAGAGGCTTCCTGCTACTGTGGAAGCAGCTGGAAACGCTGAAGGAGATCTGGGGCTGTCACAGACTGGGCGTCCAGCACATCCACAGCCCCACTCACTACCAGCACTTTACCACACTCTACAG ACAGGAGATCCAGTACCCCAGTATGAAGGCTCTAGCGCAGCACTTGGGGTCTGAGCAAGAGTATGAGGCCCTGTTGGTGGATGGCCAGCCTCTGCCGCCCCCTGCTGGAGCCTCCGAGGTGGAGCTGAGGACTTGGGAG CTGCTGAGACTGCTGGAGAGCATGGAGTGTGACATGATTAAAGCAGTACAATTGAAAATGGCCAAAGAGACGACCTTGCTCCTGTCAGAGAGGACACGGCAAGACACAGCCTTACCCACAG atgTGTGGAAGAGAGGCCCCATGAAGCACTGTCCGACACCAGAGAGGCCACTGATTGTGGAGAACTTTGTGCATCAGCTGCTGTCTGGAGTCCAGAATTCTGAGGGGCAG GTGTCCTTCTCCAGTGCCCATCTGCAGCAGTGTTTGAGCGCTCTGTCGCGTGACGTGATTGGCCGCGAGCGGAGCAACTTCCTGTTCTACTCCCAGTTCTATGAGCATCTCCTGCAGCAGGAGACCCAGCTGCTCCATCAGCGGGAACAG GATGTGAAGAACCTGGAGGAATATCACATCCAGTCAAGTGACCCTCTCAGTAAG GCGGCTGCTCTGTGCCGGGGGCTGATGGTGGAGATGACGGCCCTGAGGGCTCAGCTGGCACACGTGAAAGAGGAGCGCAACACCCTCCAGCAGCAGCTGAGTGCTCAGCACAGACTGCACTATGACACCCTTGTGCAACGGCTCTTCACCACCTGCCTCCAGCTCAAG TCACGACTGGATGGTTACCACCAGAAGATGGAGGAGGACGTGCTGCAGATGGTTGGCAGAGCCCGACAGGAGGGAGTGGAGCGGATCTCCAGGCTCCAGAAGAAGTATGGCTCCTCCAGAGAACCTGAGGACCTAGCAGAAATTCTGGTTCAG AAAGAGGCACAGCAGGACCTCCTGATAGAGAACTCCCAGCAGAGGGCTCTGATGAGGAAGCTACAGGCACTGGGTCAGTGGAGAAAGGTGGTGGCTGTGGGAAAACTACAGCGGGAGCTCCTCAGCACCAAACAG agggagcTGCAGAGGCAGCTGGCCTGCGTTAGAGTGCAGCTGGAATCTGAGCAGCAGGGGGCGCTGCTGCAGCAGGAGCTGGAGGCCCTGAGGGAGGTCATGCAGCATAGCCAGAAGGAGGTCCACCTCGCCAGGAAGCAGCTCAGCCAAAAG AGCCAGCGCCTGCAGGAGGTGGAGCAAGGCGGCGCCCAGGAGGAGCGCATGCGCATGCAGCTGCACAGCTCGGGAGCGCTGGGTCTGCAGCGTCTGCAGGAGGAGgctgaggacagagagagggtgataaAGGAGCTCACCAAACAACTGCACACTGGACGCAGACATAGCCAGCTACAGCTGCAGCACAGCAGCAAAGAACTGcagcag gTGAGGAGTAAACTCCAGCAGGAGAGGGGTCTAAAGCAGGAGGCCTTTCAGCTGGTCAGTCAGCTGCAGAGGCAGGTCAGTGCAGGGACGGCTCTCCCCAGCTGCACCTCCACACCAG GTCTAGTTGCAGGCAGAAGCTCTAGGACCTCCCCCATCCTCTTCCTCAGAAACTCCAGAGGATCGTCCTCAG GTACGATGGCCAGAAAGCTCAGGAGAGACGACACAGAGGACAGCGGCGTAGAAGCACTTCAATCAGTTAACACGGACGCAAAGATGGTCTTCTCAAAGTCAAAACAG AGTCTCTCTCAACTGCGTTTGCACTCCTCTGAGGCACTGTTACCAAACCTCACTGATGGGCGTAGcagccctctcctcctcaccctgcAGAGACCATAG